The following proteins come from a genomic window of Miscanthus floridulus cultivar M001 chromosome 2, ASM1932011v1, whole genome shotgun sequence:
- the LOC136539330 gene encoding uncharacterized protein: MRLYLVYVQAATAQIATTRVVALSYVHKVSLASDFMYNQMTQDLTASFGYDYMLRQCPLRGKLDTNGVVSALLEERLTPAVTFQLSAEGNFTNTGSNCPCKHSGTKWRRQEVGEETLLFSIVLNVPVLDDPHYASPLPLRQWRRWLNLAADPRCLTPPPVVPRRRRRVTPSLPLSWSTETQPPDFMGVGNEEANTRVR, from the exons ATGAGGCTGTATCTCGTATATGTGCAGGCTGCGACTGCCCAGATTGCAACCACTCGAGTGGTTGCGCTTAGTTATGTACACAAA GTTTCCCTTGCATCTGATTTCATGTACAATCAAATGACACAGGATCTAACAGCAAGCTTTGGTTATGATTATATGCTAAGACAG TGTCCATTGAGGGGGAAACTGGATACCAATGGCGTAGTTTCTGCTCTTTTGGAGGAGCGATTGACTCCGGCCGTCACTTTCCAGTTGTCTGCAGAG GGGAATTTCACAAACACTGGTTCAAACTGCCCTTGCAAACATAGTGGAACCAAATGGAGACGACAGGAAGTGGGAGAAGAGACCTTGTTATTTAGTATAGTGTTAAAT gtgcctgtCCTCGACGACCCCCACTACGCATCGCCTCTTCCTCTCCGGCAGTGGCGCCGATGGCTCAACTTGGCGGCAGATCCGCGGTGCCTCACCCCTCCACCCGTGGTTCCGCGGCGACGGAGGCGGGTCACCccctccttgcctctctcctgGTCCACAGAAACCCAGCCACCAG